A segment of the Lycium barbarum isolate Lr01 chromosome 7, ASM1917538v2, whole genome shotgun sequence genome:
AcacaggaaaaggaaaaggagatTTATCGCTGTTAAGCACTAATGTTATTAAGGAATTTTATCCACAACATAGGGATCTTTACCATTATGAAATTAAGAATCAATCTAAGTTATACTATGCTATTCTAACCTTCAGGTAAGCCACGTTTGATAAAGATAGTCCTTCCTGTTTCTTTTTTACCGAGTTGTTGCAGATTGAACAGATCCCCTGTCCAAATTGAGCAGGTGTCGGAACCATCATAAGTATAAGCAGTGCAAGAGCAACTGTTGAAACATGTAGATCGACACTGTGAGGCTTCCCTAATGGTAATAGTAGTATCTTGCGAAGCAGGTAATCTCATACTTGAGTTCATCCAAAAGCTATCATTGTCTTCAGTAATTGCATTACACTGCAATTTTTCGCCTCTTACACAGCCACCAGAATAATCATTCGAAGACCATTCTCTATCTGATCTTGGCTTGAAACCGCTCAAACAATTGCATGATAAATTAGCACTATTGCAAACTCCAAATGCCCCACATTTAGCATAAACATCACATTGTTGTCCTGGTTGAGACCAGAATGGAAGCCAAACATTTTCACTACCCAACCATGTTTGTTGCATAATTTGTCCTGAGACATCCATGATCAATCTTGACGCAATTGGACGACTAGTATAAAGGGAATATGTAAAATATGACTCATTCTCATTGTCAATATAGCTGTAATTGTATACTCTGTTCAACTCTTCAGGCGCTGAGTTGAAtctgcttgttggtttttatgttttttcctaagttgtacgatcgttgtttccttatgtaatcttccaagaatatataataCGTCTTGTGTTGTTTAATTACGTatttaatttaacatttactattcAGATAATGTGTGacatttatttaacttatattttagttttttttatgCTCACATATATCACACATTTTTTTTAATGCTCACATATATCACACATTTTTAATTATTGTATGACTTTGTTTGAGTTAGAATATTTGTTTGAGTTAATTATTGTATGACTTTGTTTGAGTTAGAATATTTTTAATTACGCATGTTTGAGTTAATTATTTTACAAAATCTTATTCAGACAggcgaattaaaaaaaaaattacaatgtaAAACATTGGGTGACCAACGTTTTGCAAAATCTGATTTTGTAAAACGTTGGTGGCCAACGTTttacttgtaattttttttttaattcgtcTGACAAGTttgaaaaaaaattggggtatatcgTAGCCTCATCCACGATAAACCCCTTTTGATATATCATGGAAGGGCAAccccatttgattttatttgggCAAATTAATGTCCTTTAGGCTCCGAACTCACTATTTCCTCGTCATAATTAAGATTGTTACTATAATCCACGTTCATTCTGTCTGAGAAAATAAGACCTCTAaagtattttatttaatataataGTCTCTCTCTAAAAAATAACAATAGCATTCAAAAATATTAAATTTATTAGATGAAGTCGGAACTGGAAGAAAAAAGAAGTCTGGGAAGTGGTTGTTCATTTGCAGAAAATGAAGATGAGAAAACAAACGGCGTTACCTGTAATTACTGGAGCAATAAACCATAGCCTTTTGATTTCATTTTAATTACGTGGCACAATCTAAACCCTCATTTCCTTCTCAGTTCCTTTTTTAACCTTTTCCAAAATTACATATAATACTCCACTTAATTGCTCTTAATCAAATTGCAAATAGAGAGGCGGTGGGGCCCTATTGCATGCCACACAGTGAGAAATCACATAAATGCTTGCTTGGTTGTAAATAAAGGTAGAGCTTTGCTATCATTTTGTTTCATAGTTAGTTAGGATTCATATTTGGCATTATAGtatatgtaatgtttatatatagCTATACAGAATAAATATATTATCTATACACTGCAATTTGAATTGATTTCATGTGTTTATACATGATTATATGAAgcatatacattatgtataaagagtatatgtaatgtttatataAAGCTATGCAAAACATATACATTATCAGCTATGCAGATCATATATATTATCTATACACTCATGATACAATGGACTACATCGGTTACAAATTAGATGTGTGGACCGTATATATGAGTTATCCCTCCCcgcccttttttttttggtggtggccacatcatgtctttttttttttttttttgtttgtttgtttgagaACCATGGAATCAGACCGTGGGGCCAAATGGCCTAAACGGCTATATTTTCAGGAAATGGGCAGATTTggccccttctttttttttttttttatttaaaaactaaCCCCTCATAAGTACCGACCCCCACCCCTCCATCTCTCTTCATAATATCATTCCACACAATtctcttagtaggcgtttggccatgagttTTGAAATCATGGTGGTTTCAAATCAGCGTTTGAACATGCATTTTTAcgcatgatttcaaaccatgatttcaaaccccaaatcattcaaaaaggcatgatttggggtttgaaaccgtagtttcaatttttttaaatataaaatgtaacccataaatttatattttgtaaaaaaagattcataagttggtagatatttttaacaattacccccatcaatcatttaccaatctcattaacttccaccaaattttatttatgtctaccaaccttttaattttgtaaaaaaagacccatagtttatttttatttattgaactaaaatttgatcaattgatgttgtatttttagaaaggtcttctagtattaattttgagtcagttgttatgaattagcgtattaattttgttatgaaatatgacttgctcatttggtaagattgtataagaattgagaatgttttgatagtttttacaacttgtggggtttttatgtctataagagaaatactccttaaaatatccaaattgcatgtccaaatatggtttcaaaccatgatttcaaatcatgtccaaacggggccttagTCTCTATTTTCATCATCTTTTTTTCTTAAAGTGCTAGGCACAATTATTAGCTCtctcaattttagttttattttatttatggttTGTTTGAAAAATTAAAAGTAGCAATGAGCAAGTGCGTAGAATTGTGGTAACTTCTTAGTCATTCAAGTACTAAACTTATTGTGGAAATTTGGTACACTCGTTCCATCTCTCtcttctttaatattttattatcgtacatttaatttttattatttttctgtTTTGTTATTTTGAATTTTAAAGAGGGTTGCAAACTTATTCAGGGTAATAGTAGTACTAGCAGTGTTTTCAGAGGCGTTTTTGGGGCGAGCCTCGGGGCGGGGCTGACCGAAAACGCAATGGGGCGTAAATGAAAGGCGTAGATCCATAGGACGTACGCCCTAGAATTTGGGGCGTAAGTCGCGGGCGCAAAAGCGTAAGCCCCGGGCGTAAAGGCGTACGCCCCGGGtgttaaatttgatttttttttaaaagtatttttgctatagattatgatttttattattggtataatgatatttataatttatattatCATGTTTTCATGTTGTACTGATTTTTCctataatatataaataaaaaaagaagctCACATAGAAAATAACACTGCCATAAAAAGTATTTTTTAGATGATTATGCCTGAGATTGATATGATAGAGATTTCATAACACTATGTTCCTGAAGGAACTTTATCCATTTGTTGTCATTGCTTTTGCACTTTTTGCCATTCTCCTTCTTTGGATATACAAATGAAGGTCAGTGCAGATATTAGTTGAGGTCGGAAAGGACTTATAGATCTTAAGATTGATGATGAAGTGAATGAAGATTTCATTTTAAAGATTATCTAGGCTATTATCGTTTTTTGTGTTGTTACCTTTgtcaaataataattataataattctttttatattatcGGTGATTATATTTGAATTTCTTTGCAGAATTTTTAATGAAAACTTTACTTTTGCTTGttttttagaattaaaattataaaattgaagataCATGAGACATACGTCCCGTAGATCTATGGGACTTACGCCCCGTGTCTCAGGGCTTACGCCTCGCCCTGTGCTGTGTAAAATGCCTCGCCTCGCACCCccaccttttaaaacactgagtACTAGTAATACTAATAGGGGTGGAGGTAGAAATTCAAGAGGTTCTTCTAGTACTTGtaatcaaaatgatttttttacaCTTGTTTATAAAAAGTCACCTGATAATATGAATTATGTATAAATGCTGGAAGATTGTGGCAtagaggatgatgatgatgattatgatgatgatgatgatgatgatgatgatgatgaaattgaattaTGCAACAATGTTACACCACCTAAACCTACTAGTGGAGTTGGTCAGAGTCAATTAAGTAGGGGTAGTGTAGTGTTCGGGACATGCCACCTTTACCATATATATGCGAGAAATCATGAAAGAAGAAGTAGGGTTTGAAAGTTTTTACTGAAATTGAAAATACCAATAAGGTTAGATGTAATATTAGTGAACTGTCTTTTAAACGTGCCACCAGAGGTAGCAATGGGGGCACGAGCACACTTAGTAGACATTCGAAGGAAAAAAAACCTAGATGAATGTTGTGGTAGTTTAGAAGATGATCAAATAACCTTAAATCTAGGAACTAAAGGATACCATAAATATGTTAGAATGAAGGACCGAGAGGAGTTAGCAAAAATAATTGCTTTGAGTTGTCTACCTTTTTCATTTGTTTCATCGTCATATCTTATTACGTATATTCAAAGAGTTCATAATCCGTTATTTAAAGGTGTTCCTAGAAGTACTTGGAGAGTCGATATCTTTCGGCTTCAGGGACAATATATTTCTTTTACAATATATGTTTAACAACTTTGCTCGTATAGTTTGTCTTACTTCTGACATTGGTCATGTTGTTAATGGAAATATTTATTTGACAATTACATATCATTGGATAGATGATAATTTTATAATGCAAAAACGAACTATTGCTTTTAAATATGTTAAAGATCAAAGTCATCCACTACAATTGTTGAAGTTGTGGAAGATTACAATCTTGCTCAAAAAGTATGGTGTATGTCTTTTGATAATGTTTGTAACAATACTGTTGTTGTGCCACTTTTAAAAGTGCATTTGCACCCACCACTTGATGACATCTTTCATGTTAGGTGTGCATGTCATATTTATAATTTGATTGTTAAAAGTGACTTAAGTTGTTTAAACCTGATATTACTCGAGTTAGAAGAGTTGCTGGTGTtattcaagaaaaataataaagCTTCTAGaactaaagatttttttttttaaaaaaaagtgtggtagATATATAGTTCCCCCAAGATACATGCTGGAAGAAGTTGTTACTAAgtggaactatatatatatatatatatatatatatatatatatatatatatattcttgaaATGCTGTTACAAATATAGAGACATATAACTGAAGTTGTTAATGCTCACTGTATCCAAGTCGTTTGTTAATACCTAAACTTTAGGTCACCATTGACGCAGTTATTAAATTTTTATGTAAATTTTATGTCGCTACTGTTGAGTTTTCTGGAGCTTACCCTACTATTGCTAATGCTTTAGTTCATATGCTGAAATTTCTTACCTACGTAGTAACTTGAAGAACGAAGACAGATATAGAgagacaattgaaaaataaactATTTTTATCCTATTCCTCTTGTTTATCTAATTGGTGCTATTTTAAATCCTTTTTATAAGATGAAATACTCATAATTATATTAGAAGCTTGTACGAACATATGGATATTGGACCAACTAAAACCTCGTGCGCCTTGACTTGTTTGAGTACCCTAAACACATTGCTACACCTGCTACACTTGACACAAATCTTCCTTGTAGTTCTACTTCTACATCTGCTTCATATGGTGACAATGAAGTTGTTGCTAATTTTTCTATCTAGTTTACTTTTCCTAGTTCCCAAACCACATAGTAGCAAGAACATTAACGCGCTTCAATTCTGCTTGCAGAAGGCGACCGTGCAAAATAAGGACTTTGATCCATTGAAATGATGGAAGGACAATGCAAAATAGTTTTCCGTTCTTTCAGCAATGGCTCGAGATGTGCTAAATGTGTCAATGTCAACCGTTGTATCAGAGCACATTTAACCAAGCAAGGTAGCAGCTAGGAGATACCCGCCACTCAATGGGTAGCAAAGCTTTGAAAGTTGGGAATATGACACAAATGGCCATCCGGGTGAAACTATTGACACCCGGTGGCCAAAGAATCTTAAAAGCCATTTCCTAGCTATTTTTCAACTAATtctaacatatgtatatatgttatttttaaaaaaaaaacagtaaaatTGGTGTCCAATCATGAAATTAGTTCAGGCTACTATATTCCCATAAGAAACAAAATTAAAAAGCCAAATTTGGATAACAGTGCCAACAATAAAGACATCCAGAAAAACCTATTACTCTAGATTAGACTATTCTTCCTTAGCAGATTCCCCCACCGTGCTTGTTGTGCTTCGTTGCGTACCTCCAGTTCCTCAAGAATTTTCGATCCATCCCTTTGGTGGAGCTGTGACGGTGGGACTTGAGTTTCTTGATCCCATTTTTATGGGCTTTGTATGACTGATTGTGAGCATGTGGTTCTTCGACTTAGCCATTTTTTATCTTTGATCTAAAAAACAACCGGTGACGGCATTAGGGTTTGAAGTAGTAactatgtaacaccccgtactttcagGCTAAAGTTTGACTCGTAAGATGAaggtataatggaaccaatatgaggtgTGCATAAAGGGTTTTGAAACCTAATCAAGGCATAAGAAGAGTCTTAGGACAAAGTAAAGTCGGAAGCTACTCTACGGAGCCTGTTTTCCAATAAGTTTGCACAAGGTCTCACTTCAAGCGAGTATTCGGAAAAACATATAAggcatttgggaaaacttcctccgTGAAAGttatagatctttgaaatatatttccatcCATATATGGTGGAGCCTAAATGGACATCTGTACCAAATATTATGTATGTTTTACTAAACAGTTTTCTGCCGACTTACGACAGAATTTACAGGCTGTGAATACGGGCTGTAAAAACTTTTACGTGTCGTAAATTCTGCCTAAAAATCACACACACTGTTACCAATTCACGGTAGGATTTGCGAGCCGTAAATCTGATTACGGGCCATAAAATGGGCTTTAAGTGGGTGTAAAATAGGCCCGACAGCAACTTTAAAACTTCGTTTATTTtagctttttcacttcattcttcacatcctcaagccctagaacgaccattCTTTCTTCTCCTTATCCTCATACATCAAGGTAAGCCTCTCATAtgtattcctaagtgaattttaATAATTATACATGAATTCTAAGCGACATCTTATATAATCAACCTAGGGGTTTCaagaaaacccttctccaagGTTCAAATGAAGGTTTTTGAGATTCTTCAATGTTTGATTCTTCTTCAGgtgttttggagcgattaagacATGTAGAGCTTCTATACACATGTTGGAACATCgctgttcttccccacaccacgtTAACTCATGAAAAACCCTATTTCTCCTCAGAGTTAGAGAATCATGCCTCAATTCATGAAATACCTCATACACAAGttaattatttatatatgtattctCATGCTCAATCATGTTTCAAATAATTTTATTCATGTATATCATTACGATTGTCATGAACCTGTCTGTAATCTATGTATGCTCGTGTTATCTCTTCCATGAGCTCTGAGATATCAGTTATGAACTCATATTGTTCCATTCTATGGATTCTTACATGTTTTCATGTCTCATAAAGTAAATACATATATTGCTACGGATTTTCATTTAAAACTATATTATTTGTACATGTTATAAACTACATTATAAACTAGCTTTtgaaaaccatgggctcagaAGCCACCTAATATTAATGTTTATGCTTTGGGAGTAGTACAggttaccgagaaggctcagacagcttgaaactacgtatgccaatgtAGGGTAAGGATTGTTGTGCCCAGTTAGGAAGATACCTTCAGACTATTGATTAGAGcatttcatgtcatgttcatgtctcataTCCCGGCAAGTATGGGATTTCTCTGCTTGTCGGTCCAGGTACCAGACTTCACGTGCTCACGTGGTAATTTCATGTTGTcagttatactaaggctctcccacttaaagTGATTTACTCACATTACAACTTTATCATGCTAGATCATGATCATGTCCATGTTTCAGTTTAAGCTTAAAATTATAGTTTTAGTTACATTTTCGGTTTCGTAttacttcatgtatccatgttattGATTTGGGTTCTCATTCCCCAAGCACCCCAGTTACTATTCTTTCATTCAATTGCTTTGCATACAAGTACAATTCTCGTGTACGTACGTCCCTATTGCGCTGGttctgcatttcacgatgcatgtACTGATTTATAGGATGACGGATTCTGCTCATTAAGACTTCATCGTATCATCtatttggtgagccccacttcctTCGGGGTGTTGTCTTTATTTTCAGTAGTCATGTCAAGTTA
Coding sequences within it:
- the LOC132603290 gene encoding G-type lectin S-receptor-like serine/threonine-protein kinase At2g19130, with translation MDVSGQIMQQTWLGSENVWLPFWSQPGQQCDVYAKCGAFGVCNSANLSCNCLSGFKPRSDREWSSNDYSGGCVRGEKLQCNAITEDNDSFWMNSSMRLPASQDTTITIREASQCRSTCFNSCSCTAYTYDGSDTCSIWTGDLFNLQQLGKKETGRTIFIKRGLPEAQTKAKKSMKLKPKKSMKLKTILSSITALMFLLIGSFSYIYYRRRMAKRAGNF